In one Cygnus atratus isolate AKBS03 ecotype Queensland, Australia chromosome 14, CAtr_DNAZoo_HiC_assembly, whole genome shotgun sequence genomic region, the following are encoded:
- the RBM27 gene encoding RNA-binding protein 27 isoform X2, with protein MIIENVEALKSWLARLLEPICDADPSALANYVVALVKKDKPEKELKAFCADQLDVFLQKETSGFVDKLFESLYTKSYLPSLEPTKVEAKPASQEKEEVKEENFQESVEEERDGRKKKHSSPQRSRADSSEQRTREKKRDDGKWRDYDRYYDRSDLYRDKSSWRRGRSKSRSKSRGLSRSRSRSRGRSKDRDSSRNVEHRERSKFKSERNDVEGSYNPVSVSPSNSTEQYSSAQSIPSAVTVIAPAHHLENTTESWSNYYNNHSNPSSFGRNPPPKRRCRDYDERGFCVLGDLCQFDHGNDPLVVDEVSLPSMIPFPPPPPGLPPPPGMLLPPMPGPARSMRMPVPQAHPQAPPPVVLPVPRPPLTQSSLINNRDQPGTSAVPSLASVGARLPPPLPQNLLYTVTEHTYEPDGYNPEAPSITSAGRSQYRQFFTRAQTQRPNLIGLTSGEMDTNPRAANIIIQTEPPIPITNNSSNVTRVVLEPDSRKRSPSSMECPPLKKPWLGKQANNNQNKPGFLKKNQYTNTKLEVRKIPPELNNITQLNEHFSKFGTIVNIQVAFQNDPEAALIQYLTNDEARKAISSTEAVLNNRFIRVLWHRESEQNPPLLQQPQQQSPSQSLHHQLHLQQQALTTPPAVTMHSNMSKAMNKPLASGAYVLNKVPVKRRLGAAGGSQSDLSQSGAVVEDSQTFPTSTSHSKTVYSTSNLKTAMKPGAGSKPHDVQEALKKKQEAMKLQQDMRKKKQEMLEKQIECQKMLISKLEKNKAMKPEERAEIMKTLKELAGKISQLKDELKTSSATSTPSKLKSKTEAQKELLDAELDFHKRLSSGEDTTELRKKLNQLQVEAARLGILPVGRGKTMPAQGRGRGRGRGGRGRGMLNHMVVDHRPKALTVGGFVEEEKDELLQHFSKFGDIEDLQEEDSPLSVVLTFKSRSEAENAANQGSRFKDRRLQISWYKPKVPSVSTEIEEEEPKEEETETSDLFLHEDDDDDDEDEDESRSWRR; from the exons ATGATCATAGAGAACGTGGAGGCGCTCAAGTCCTGGCTGGCCAGGCTGCTGGAGCCCAT ATGTGATGCAGACCCGTCGGCTTTAGCCAACTATGTTGTGGCGTTAGTTAAGAAAGACAAACCAGAGAAAGAGCTGAAAGCTTTCTGTGCTGATCAGCTGGACGTCTTTCTGCAAAAAG AAACTTCAGGTTTTGTAGATAAACTTTTTGAAAGTCTGTACACAAAGAGTTACCTTCCTTCTCTTGAACCCACGAAAGTAGAAGCGAAGCCTGCAagtcaggaaaaagaagaagtCAAGGAGGag aattttcaagAATCTGTTGAAGAAGAGCGGGatggcagaaagaagaaacattctAGTCCACAGAGAAGCCGTGCAGATTCCAGTGAACAAAG aaccagagagaaaaagagagatgatGGAAAATGGAGGGACTATGACAGATACTACGACAGGAGTGACTTGTACAGAGACAAGTCCAGCTGGCGACGAGGCAGGAGTAAAAGTCGTAGTAAAAGCAGAGGGTTAAGTCGAAGTCGTAGCCGCAGTAGGGGTAGAAGCAAAGACCGCGATTCGAGCAGAAATGTTG AGCACCGTGAGAGATCAAAATTCAAGAGTGAAAGAAATGATGTTGAAGGCTCGTATAATCCAGTTTCTGTGTCTCCAAGTAACTCTACTGAACAGTATTCTTCTGCACAATCTATTCCCAGTGCTGTTACTGTAATTGCACCTGCGCACCATTTGGAAAACACAACAGAGAGCTGGTCAAATTATTATAACAATCATAGCAATCCCAGTTCATTTGGCAGAAACCCTCCACCTAAAAGAAGATGTCGAGATTATGATG agAGAGGGTTTTGTGTACTTGGTGATCTTTGCCAGTTTGATCATGGAAACGATCCTTTAGTAGTAGATGAAGTTTCCTTGCCAAGTATGATTCCttttcctccaccacctcctggacttcctcctcctcctggtaTGCTTTTGCCTCCGATGCCAGGTCCAGCTCGCAGTATGAGGATGCCAGTACCACAAGCTCATCCGCAGGCACCACCTCCTGTTGTGCTTCCTGTACCAA GACCACCTTTAACACAGTCAAGTTTGATAAATAATCGTGACCAGCCTGGGACAAGTGCAGTGCCCAGTCTTGCCTCTGTAGGAGCAAGGCTACCTCCTCCGTTACCCCAGAACCTCCTGTACACAGTAACAGAAC ATACATATGAGCCAGATGGCTATAACCCTGAAGCTCCTAGTATTACCAGTGCTGGTAGATCTCAATATCGACAGTTCTTTACAAGAGCACAAACGCAGCGTCCAAATCTAATTGGCCTAACATCTGGGGAGATGGATACAAATCCAAGAG ctgccAATATTATCATCCAGACTGAACCTCCCATTCCCATTACGAATAATAGCAGCAATGTAACTAGAGTTGTGCTTGAACCAGACAGCAGAAAACGATCTCCAAGTAGCATGGAATGTCCACCACTGAAGAAACCATGGTTGGGAAA GCAAGCAAATAACAACCAGAATAAGCCaggatttttgaaaaagaatcaGTATACTAATACAAAATTAGAAGTTCGGAAAATTCCACCAGAACTGAACAATATTACACAGCTCAACGAACACTTCAGTAAATTTGGAACTATTGTAAACATTCAG GTTGCTTTCCAGAATGATCCTGAAGCTGCACTAATTCAGTACTTAACTAATGACGAGGCCAGGAAGGCAATTTCAAGCACAGAGGCAGTTTTAAACAATCGGTTTATAAGGGTGTTGTGGCACAGAGAAAGTGAACAGAATCCCCCATTGCTgcagcaaccacagcagcagtcGCCCTCACAGTCTCTTCATCACCAGCTTCACCTTCAGCAGCAAGCCCTGACCACGCCTCCAGCCGTAACGATGCATAGCAATATGTCAAAG GCAATGAATAAACCGCTGGCCTCTGGTGCCTATGTCCTTAATAAAGTCCCAGTGAAACGTCGCCTTGGAGCAGCAGGTGGAAGTCAGTCTGATTTAAGTCAGTCTGGGGCTGTAGTAGAGGATTCTCAG aCGTTTCCTACTTCTACAAGCCACTCAAAAACGGTTTACAGTACTTCAAATTTAAAGACAGCTATGAAGCCAGGTGCAGGGTCTAAACCTCATGATGTGCAagaagctcttaaaaaaaaacag GAGGCAATGAAACTCCAACAagacatgaggaaaaagaagcaggagatgttagaaaaacaaatagaatgTCAGAAG ATGTTGATATCcaagctggagaaaaataaggCTATGAAACCAgaagagagagcagaaataATGAAGACCTTAAAAGAACTAGCAGGAAAAATATCTCAATTAAAGGATGAGTTAAAAACTTCATCTGCAACCTCTACACCATCAAAATTAAAGTCCAAGACAGAG gcACAAAAGGAACTTCTAGATGCAGAACTGGACTTCCATAAAAGACTTTCCTCTGGAGAAGATACAACTGAACTGCGAAAAAAGCTAAACCAGTTACAAGTAGAA GCTGCCCGTTTAGGTATCTTGCCTGTTGGTCGAGGAAAGACAATGCCAGCTCAAGGAAGAGGACGAGGGCGGGGTCGTggtgggagaggaaggggcATGTTGAATCACATGGTGGTAGACCATCGTCCCAAAGCACTAACAGTTGGAGGATTtgttgaagaggaaaaagatgaattGTTACAGCACTTCTCT AAATTTGGAGATATTGAAGACCTTCAAGAAGAGGATTCCCCACTAAGTGTTGTTCTAACTTTTAAATCTCGCTCTGAAGCTGAGAAT GCTGCTAACCAGGGATCCCGGTTCAAAGACCGAAGACTACAGATATCATGGTACAAACCTAAGGTACCCTCTGTGTCAACAGAAATTGAGGAAGAGGAGCCTAAGGAAGAG gAGACTGAAacctcagatttatttttgcatgaagatgatgatgatgatgacgaAGATGAGGATGAATCCCGTTCTTGGAGAAGATGA